The Microbacterium limosum genome contains a region encoding:
- a CDS encoding MoxR family ATPase has protein sequence MDADRFLEATSGILSSVSGVIDGKPDAVRIALVAILAEGHLLIEDVPGVGKTMLAKALAASVDATVRRIQFTPDLLPSDVTGVSVFNPVHREFEFTPGAVFAHIVIADEINRSSPKTQSALLEAMEEQQVTVDGHSHPLPRPFLVVATQNPLEMEGTYALPEAQRDRFMMRISMGYPDPAAEALMLRQRDAVNPLADIRPIVSMDEVARLIAFARAVHVSPAVEEYAVALAQATRSHPDLRLGASPRATLQLVRAAKVWAALEGRAFVIPDDVIALLRPVLAHRLIPTRTVSGARSRGGTDTVSAVLDRLAAHVRVPVAPRS, from the coding sequence ATGGACGCGGACCGCTTCCTTGAGGCGACCAGCGGCATCCTCTCGTCTGTCTCGGGCGTCATCGACGGCAAGCCCGATGCCGTCCGCATCGCTCTCGTCGCGATCCTCGCCGAGGGCCACCTGCTGATCGAGGACGTTCCGGGCGTCGGCAAGACGATGCTCGCGAAGGCCCTGGCCGCCAGCGTCGATGCGACGGTCCGGCGCATCCAGTTCACTCCCGACCTGCTCCCGAGCGATGTCACCGGCGTCTCCGTGTTCAACCCCGTCCACCGCGAGTTCGAGTTCACGCCGGGCGCGGTCTTCGCGCACATCGTGATCGCCGACGAGATCAATCGTTCCTCCCCCAAGACGCAGTCCGCCCTGCTCGAGGCGATGGAGGAGCAGCAGGTGACGGTGGACGGGCACTCGCATCCGCTCCCCCGGCCCTTCCTCGTGGTCGCGACCCAGAACCCGCTCGAGATGGAGGGCACGTACGCGCTGCCCGAGGCCCAGCGCGACCGCTTCATGATGCGGATCTCGATGGGCTACCCCGATCCGGCCGCCGAAGCCCTCATGCTGCGCCAGCGCGACGCCGTGAACCCCCTCGCCGACATCCGCCCCATCGTGAGCATGGACGAGGTCGCCCGGCTGATCGCGTTCGCCCGCGCCGTGCATGTGTCGCCCGCCGTCGAGGAATACGCCGTCGCCCTCGCCCAGGCCACCCGCTCTCACCCCGACCTCCGGCTCGGGGCCAGCCCCCGCGCGACGCTGCAGCTCGTGCGCGCCGCGAAGGTATGGGCGGCGCTGGAGGGGCGGGCGTTCGTGATCCCCGACGACGTGATCGCCCTCCTTCGCCCCGTGCTGGCGCACCGGCTCATCCCCACCAGGACCGTGTCCGGAGCGCGCTCCCGCGGGGGCACGGACACGGTCTCCGCCGTCCTCGACCGCCTCGCCGCGCACGTCAGAGTGCCGGTCGCCCCGCGCTCATGA
- a CDS encoding UGSC family (seleno)protein — protein MAPNLHLMVFGRVLQGLGTAAGVVVVRAIVADVGVGPQIPRAYSLLIGTLAVGPLLASLSGTVLLQASGWHAILVGTVVASAGYLVLSLLAIPESLPPERRAPFRLFAMVSAYGRLLRDPVYVAFVLTMAFVFAGLTISPRPVTLTGLTVGLLDNTKPNSTLLLDEIAADLARDYGIGEVKHYVKDYFGTPVKDELFRQIVSEVDIVITAVGDCGSCSAATVADGIMFERAGIPAVSITSNSFAMSGQAMASVQGFPGFQFVMVQHPVASLDAEHIRGRADQAVPEALRILGVTETV, from the coding sequence ATCGCGCCGAACCTCCATCTCATGGTCTTCGGTCGTGTGCTTCAGGGGTTGGGCACGGCGGCAGGCGTCGTCGTGGTGCGAGCGATCGTCGCCGATGTCGGCGTCGGTCCGCAGATCCCGAGGGCCTACAGCCTGCTCATCGGCACCCTCGCGGTGGGTCCACTGCTCGCGTCGCTGTCGGGCACGGTCCTGCTCCAGGCATCCGGATGGCACGCCATCCTCGTCGGCACCGTCGTGGCGAGCGCCGGGTACCTCGTCCTCTCGCTCCTCGCGATCCCCGAGAGCCTTCCGCCGGAGCGCCGGGCGCCGTTCAGGCTGTTCGCGATGGTCTCCGCCTACGGCCGGCTGCTGCGCGACCCCGTCTACGTCGCATTCGTCCTGACGATGGCGTTCGTCTTCGCGGGCCTGACCATCTCCCCGCGCCCCGTCACCCTCACGGGGTTGACGGTCGGACTTCTCGACAACACCAAGCCCAACTCGACGCTGCTGCTCGATGAGATCGCCGCCGACCTCGCGCGCGACTACGGGATCGGCGAGGTCAAGCACTACGTGAAGGACTACTTCGGAACGCCGGTCAAGGACGAGCTGTTCCGGCAGATCGTCTCCGAGGTCGACATCGTCATCACGGCGGTCGGCGACTGCGGTTCGTGCAGCGCCGCGACCGTCGCCGACGGCATCATGTTCGAGCGCGCCGGCATCCCGGCCGTGAGCATCACCTCCAACTCGTTCGCGATGTCGGGCCAGGCGATGGCGAGCGTGCAGGGCTTCCCCGGCTTCCAGTTCGTCATGGTGCAGCACCCCGTCGCGAGCCTGGATGCCGAGCACATCCGCGGCCGCGCGGACCAGGCGGTCCCCGAGGCGCTGCGCATCCTGGGCGTCACAGAGACGGTCTGA
- a CDS encoding DUF58 domain-containing protein has product MRRRWPLTPRGSGALVLAIACFALAGELGTVELLYVGCLLLAVLLIGMIALRLGSRLDRAVRSLHPNVVPVGQSAHVRIDTTLRAAMPVTAARWSDRLPAAVTGESKGALDLAAARTGAGRESVVRYEATAQRRGIHSLGPFAVQISDPFGLTRRSHTGGEPTRLIAVPATIPLPAIPLSVSESGGVQQSASDRLGQGTDNLIARPYAPGDSMRRIHWRATAHRDQLMVRQEEQDSTPAATVLIDLSARRWDAAARSAPGEAEAFEAALSACVSIVLRLAHDGCVVHVCDSDGRPLCEPVPGADAAAEIEAMLVRFATLTTRRDDTLTGVASLFTGDTTGPVAVITGYLDDADAVALAPAAHHSTLPVLLSAHPQAGALDRARDAGWHTAAIGPDTDLAEVWTGLADHGNRHVVA; this is encoded by the coding sequence ATGAGACGCCGCTGGCCCCTCACCCCGCGGGGGTCGGGCGCGCTCGTGCTCGCCATCGCCTGCTTCGCGCTCGCGGGCGAGCTCGGCACGGTCGAGCTGTTGTACGTCGGCTGCCTCCTCCTCGCGGTGCTCTTGATCGGCATGATCGCCCTTCGCCTCGGATCCCGCCTCGATCGAGCCGTCCGCTCGCTGCACCCCAATGTCGTCCCCGTCGGCCAGAGCGCCCACGTGCGCATAGACACGACGCTCCGCGCGGCGATGCCCGTGACGGCCGCGCGGTGGAGCGATCGCCTCCCCGCCGCCGTGACCGGGGAGTCGAAGGGCGCGCTCGACCTCGCCGCCGCGCGCACGGGCGCGGGACGCGAGTCGGTCGTGCGCTATGAGGCGACGGCGCAGCGTCGCGGCATCCACTCCCTCGGCCCCTTCGCCGTGCAGATCAGCGACCCGTTCGGCCTGACCCGGCGCAGCCACACGGGCGGCGAGCCGACGCGCCTCATCGCCGTGCCCGCCACGATTCCCCTGCCGGCGATACCGCTCTCGGTGTCGGAGTCCGGCGGGGTGCAGCAGAGTGCGTCCGACAGGCTGGGCCAGGGCACCGACAACCTCATCGCCCGCCCCTACGCACCGGGCGACTCCATGCGGAGGATCCACTGGCGTGCCACCGCGCACCGCGATCAGCTCATGGTGCGACAGGAGGAGCAGGACTCCACCCCCGCCGCCACCGTGCTCATCGATCTCAGCGCGCGTCGCTGGGATGCCGCGGCGCGCTCCGCCCCCGGCGAGGCCGAGGCCTTCGAAGCCGCCCTCTCGGCGTGCGTGTCGATCGTGCTGCGCCTCGCCCACGACGGCTGCGTCGTGCACGTGTGCGACAGCGACGGCCGCCCCCTGTGCGAGCCTGTGCCCGGCGCCGATGCCGCGGCGGAGATCGAGGCGATGCTCGTGCGCTTCGCGACCCTCACCACCCGCCGCGACGACACGCTCACGGGTGTCGCGAGCTTGTTCACCGGCGACACCACGGGGCCGGTCGCCGTCATCACGGGATACCTCGACGACGCGGATGCCGTCGCCCTCGCTCCCGCGGCGCACCATTCGACCCTCCCGGTGCTGCTCTCGGCCCATCCGCAGGCCGGAGCGCTCGATCGCGCACGCGACGCGGGGTGGCACACGGCCGCCATCGGCCCGGACACCGACCTCGCCGAGGTGTGGACCGGGCTCGCCGACCACGGGAACCGTCATGTCGTGGCCTGA
- a CDS encoding acetate kinase, translating to MGAVLVVNSGSSSFKYQLIDAETERRLASGLVERIGEEMGHASHTVTGGGADEVGARALYEATYERDLPIPDHTAGFRVMLEAFAQDGPSLEAHPPVAVGHRVVHGGARFFEPTLITALVEINIDELSVLAPLHNPANLQGIRAARAAFPDIPHVAVFDTAFHQTLSPAAYTYAIDKELADAHRVRRYGFHGTSHKFVSEQAAAYLGRDLAGLRQIVFHLGNGASVTAIKDGRSVETSMGLTPLEGLVMGTRSGDLDPAVLLHLARRADLSIADLDALLNKRGGLQGLAGVSDMRDIVAGVESGEDAATLAFDVYIHRLRAYAGAYIAQLGGVDVISFTAGVGENAPRVRAEALATLGFAGIGVDPRRNAERVRGIRPISPEGAPVTVLVVPTDEELEIARQTLLVTG from the coding sequence ATGGGTGCCGTCCTCGTCGTCAACAGCGGCTCGTCGTCGTTCAAGTACCAGCTCATCGACGCCGAGACCGAGCGGCGCCTCGCATCGGGCCTCGTCGAGCGCATCGGCGAGGAGATGGGACACGCGTCCCACACCGTCACCGGGGGCGGGGCGGACGAGGTCGGAGCGCGCGCCCTCTACGAGGCCACGTACGAGCGCGACCTGCCGATCCCCGATCACACCGCGGGGTTCCGCGTCATGCTCGAGGCGTTCGCGCAGGACGGCCCGTCGCTCGAAGCGCATCCGCCCGTCGCCGTCGGCCACCGCGTCGTGCACGGCGGGGCGCGCTTCTTCGAGCCGACCCTCATCACCGCCCTGGTCGAGATCAACATCGACGAGCTCTCGGTGCTCGCGCCCTTGCACAATCCGGCGAACCTGCAGGGCATCCGAGCCGCCAGGGCGGCGTTCCCCGACATCCCGCACGTCGCGGTGTTCGACACCGCGTTCCATCAGACGCTGTCGCCGGCGGCGTACACGTACGCCATCGACAAAGAGCTCGCGGACGCGCATCGCGTGCGGCGCTACGGGTTCCACGGCACATCGCACAAGTTCGTCAGCGAGCAGGCGGCGGCCTACCTCGGACGTGACCTCGCGGGGCTGCGACAGATCGTCTTCCATCTCGGCAACGGCGCGTCGGTGACGGCGATCAAGGACGGCCGCTCGGTGGAGACTTCGATGGGGCTGACTCCGCTTGAGGGCCTCGTGATGGGCACGCGCTCGGGCGACCTCGATCCGGCGGTGCTCCTTCATCTCGCGCGCCGAGCCGATCTGTCCATCGCCGACCTCGACGCCCTGCTGAACAAGCGCGGCGGACTGCAGGGCCTGGCCGGGGTGAGTGACATGCGCGACATCGTGGCGGGTGTCGAGTCCGGCGAGGATGCCGCGACCCTCGCCTTCGACGTCTACATCCACCGGCTGCGGGCGTACGCGGGTGCCTACATCGCCCAGCTCGGCGGGGTGGACGTGATCTCCTTCACGGCGGGCGTCGGAGAGAACGCGCCACGGGTGCGCGCCGAAGCGCTCGCGACGCTCGGCTTCGCCGGCATCGGCGTCGACCCCCGCCGTAACGCGGAGCGGGTCCGCGGCATCCGCCCCATCTCGCCCGAGGGCGCGCCCGTCACGGTCCTCGTCGTGCCCACGGACGAGGAGCTCGAGATCGCGCGGCAGACGCTTCTCGTGACGGGATGA
- a CDS encoding IS110 family transposase, with protein sequence MLFLGDDWAEAHHDIELQDEQGAVLVRRRLPEGVTGLARLHALIADHLDDADDPSVVFVGIETDRGGWVQALIAAGYSVYPINPQQSARYRQRHSTSGAKSDPGDAHVLAEIVRTDRDHHRPATGDSDLAEAVKVLARTHQTMIWSKQRQANQLRSMLREFYPAALTAFSDDLAGRDALAVLAAAPTPAAGRSLTRTRLVSVLRRAGRRRNLEHRAIEILTALRSEQLELSGPVAAAYGAGVTAIATVLTAMTGQVAALEAEVESCFGRHPDAEIITSQPGLGKVLGARVLAEFGDDPDRFADAKARRNYAGTSPITRASGTRRVVLARYARNRRLADTMHQQAFCALSTSPGARTFYDAHRAAGNTHHAALRALSNRLVGILDGCLHHPTRYDETIAWAHRHTLAA encoded by the coding sequence ATGTTGTTCCTCGGTGATGACTGGGCGGAAGCCCACCACGACATCGAACTGCAGGACGAGCAGGGCGCAGTGCTGGTTCGGCGTCGACTGCCGGAGGGGGTGACGGGGTTGGCGCGGTTGCACGCGCTGATCGCGGATCATCTCGACGACGCCGACGATCCGAGCGTGGTGTTCGTGGGGATCGAGACGGATCGGGGCGGGTGGGTGCAGGCTCTGATCGCGGCCGGGTACTCGGTGTATCCGATCAACCCGCAGCAGTCGGCCCGGTACCGTCAGCGGCACTCGACGTCGGGCGCGAAGAGCGACCCCGGGGATGCGCACGTGCTCGCGGAGATCGTCCGCACCGACCGTGATCATCACCGGCCCGCGACCGGCGACAGCGACCTCGCCGAGGCCGTGAAGGTGCTGGCGCGGACCCATCAGACGATGATCTGGTCGAAGCAGCGGCAGGCCAATCAGCTGCGGTCGATGCTGCGAGAGTTCTACCCTGCCGCGTTGACCGCGTTCAGCGACGACCTCGCCGGACGAGACGCCCTCGCCGTCCTCGCCGCCGCGCCGACCCCGGCCGCCGGACGGTCACTGACCCGGACCCGGCTGGTCTCAGTGCTGCGCCGGGCGGGACGGCGACGCAACCTCGAACACCGCGCGATCGAGATCCTCACCGCTCTCCGGTCCGAGCAGCTCGAACTGTCCGGACCAGTCGCGGCCGCCTACGGCGCCGGGGTCACCGCGATCGCGACAGTGCTGACCGCGATGACCGGTCAGGTCGCTGCGCTGGAAGCCGAGGTCGAGTCGTGTTTTGGCCGGCACCCGGACGCTGAGATCATCACCAGCCAACCCGGCCTGGGGAAGGTCCTCGGCGCGAGGGTGCTCGCCGAGTTCGGAGACGACCCCGACCGCTTCGCCGACGCGAAAGCGCGCCGGAACTACGCCGGCACCAGCCCCATCACCCGCGCGTCCGGCACCCGACGGGTCGTGCTCGCCCGCTACGCCCGCAACAGACGCCTCGCAGACACCATGCACCAACAGGCGTTCTGCGCACTCAGCACGTCACCCGGCGCTCGAACGTTCTACGACGCCCACCGCGCCGCGGGAAACACCCACCACGCTGCGCTACGAGCCCTCTCGAACCGGCTCGTCGGGATCCTCGACGGCTGCCTCCACCACCCCACCCGCTACGACGAAACCATCGCCTGGGCACACCGCCACACCCTCGCCGCTTGA
- the pta gene encoding phosphate acetyltransferase, with protein MAQSIFITSAEGHSGKSSIALGVLDTLSHATARVGVFRAIARSTNERDYVLEMLLAHDGVDLAYEDCLGVTYDDVRADPEAALATIVERYKAVEAQCDAVVILGSDYTDVGSPAELAYNARIAANLGAPVLLVLGGRAGQGLSEQLGSSTPRTPAEMGQIADLALTELAHGRAELFAVVANRADPQALEETIAAIRSSVAAHRRGSVPVWAVPEDLFLVAPSMRGIMRAVGGALLKGDPEFLTREALGVVVAAMSVRNVLPRLTEGAVVVIPADRTEVLLAVLLANASGNFPSVSGIVLNGGFEIPDPILKLVDGLGSTVPIITTDLGTYETAVRIMNTRGRLAADSQRRYDTALALFETHVDTGELQNALGVARATVVTPLMFGYQLIERARRERKHIVLPEGDDDRVLRAAATVLKRGIADVTILGEPFEVHNRAIELGLDIRAAQIVSPFDAVLVHRFADEYARLRAHKGMTPMRAADTVTDVSYFGTMMVHMGLADGMVSGAAHTTAHTIRPAFEIIKTKEGVSVVSSVFLMALADRVLVYGDCAVVPDPTAEQLADIAVSSAATAQQFGIEPRVAMLSYSTGESGAGADVEKVREATALVRTRAPELLVEGPIQYDAAADAAVAAAKMPGSDVAGRATVFVFPDLNTGNNTYKAVQRSAGAVAIGPVLQGLNKPINDLSRGALVDDIVNTIAITAIQAQDAR; from the coding sequence GTGGCGCAGAGCATCTTCATCACATCCGCGGAGGGCCATTCCGGAAAGTCCTCCATCGCCCTCGGGGTGCTCGACACCCTGAGTCACGCGACCGCCCGGGTAGGCGTGTTCCGCGCGATCGCCCGGTCGACGAACGAGCGCGACTACGTGCTCGAGATGCTGCTCGCCCACGATGGCGTCGACCTCGCCTACGAGGACTGCCTGGGCGTCACCTACGACGATGTGCGGGCCGACCCCGAGGCAGCGCTCGCGACGATCGTGGAGCGCTACAAGGCGGTGGAGGCGCAATGCGACGCCGTCGTCATCCTCGGCAGCGACTACACCGACGTCGGCAGCCCGGCCGAGCTCGCGTACAACGCGCGCATCGCAGCGAACCTCGGCGCGCCCGTCCTGCTCGTCCTGGGCGGACGCGCAGGGCAGGGGCTGTCGGAGCAGCTCGGCTCGTCGACGCCGCGCACGCCGGCCGAGATGGGGCAGATCGCCGACCTCGCGCTCACCGAGCTCGCGCACGGCCGCGCCGAGCTCTTCGCCGTCGTCGCCAACCGCGCCGATCCCCAGGCGCTCGAGGAGACGATCGCCGCCATCCGCTCCTCCGTCGCGGCCCACCGCCGCGGCTCCGTTCCGGTCTGGGCGGTTCCGGAAGACCTCTTCCTCGTCGCCCCGTCGATGCGCGGCATCATGCGCGCCGTCGGAGGCGCCCTGCTCAAGGGCGACCCGGAGTTCCTCACCCGCGAGGCCCTTGGCGTGGTGGTCGCGGCGATGAGCGTGCGCAACGTGCTCCCTCGCCTGACGGAGGGCGCGGTCGTGGTGATCCCGGCCGACCGCACCGAGGTGCTCCTGGCGGTCCTTCTCGCGAATGCGTCGGGAAACTTCCCGTCGGTCTCCGGCATCGTCCTCAACGGCGGGTTCGAGATCCCCGACCCGATCCTCAAGCTCGTCGACGGGCTCGGCTCGACCGTACCGATCATCACCACCGACCTCGGCACGTATGAGACGGCCGTGCGGATCATGAACACGCGGGGGCGTCTCGCCGCCGACTCGCAGCGCCGCTACGACACCGCCCTTGCCCTGTTCGAGACCCACGTCGACACCGGCGAGCTGCAGAACGCGCTGGGCGTCGCGCGGGCCACCGTCGTCACGCCGCTCATGTTCGGCTACCAGCTCATCGAGCGCGCGCGGCGCGAGCGCAAGCACATCGTGCTCCCCGAAGGGGACGACGACCGCGTCCTCCGCGCGGCGGCGACCGTGCTCAAGCGCGGCATCGCCGACGTCACGATCCTCGGCGAGCCCTTCGAGGTGCACAACCGGGCGATCGAGCTCGGACTGGACATCCGCGCGGCTCAGATCGTGAGCCCCTTCGACGCCGTCCTCGTGCACCGGTTCGCCGACGAGTACGCCCGCCTGCGGGCGCACAAGGGGATGACCCCCATGCGCGCCGCCGACACCGTCACGGACGTGTCGTACTTCGGCACGATGATGGTGCACATGGGGCTTGCCGACGGCATGGTCTCGGGTGCCGCGCACACGACCGCGCACACGATCCGGCCGGCCTTCGAGATCATCAAGACCAAGGAGGGCGTCTCGGTCGTCTCGAGCGTCTTCCTCATGGCGCTCGCCGACCGCGTCCTCGTCTACGGGGACTGCGCGGTCGTGCCCGATCCGACCGCCGAGCAGCTCGCCGACATCGCCGTCTCGTCGGCGGCCACCGCGCAGCAGTTCGGCATCGAGCCCCGCGTGGCCATGCTGTCGTACTCCACCGGCGAGTCGGGGGCGGGCGCCGACGTGGAGAAGGTCCGGGAGGCGACGGCGCTCGTGCGCACGCGCGCCCCCGAGCTGCTCGTGGAGGGTCCGATCCAGTACGACGCCGCCGCCGATGCCGCGGTGGCCGCGGCGAAGATGCCGGGATCGGATGTCGCGGGTCGCGCCACGGTCTTCGTCTTCCCCGACCTCAACACCGGCAACAACACCTACAAGGCCGTCCAGCGCTCTGCGGGCGCCGTCGCGATCGGGCCCGTGCTGCAGGGGCTGAACAAGCCCATCAACGACCTCTCCCGGGGGGCGCTCGTCGACGACATCGTCAACACGATCGCGATCACCGCGATCCAGGCGCAGGACGCTCGCTGA
- a CDS encoding beta-phosphoglucomutase family hydrolase has protein sequence MTADALPDLAAYDAVLFDLDGVLTPTAEVHMHAWRTMFEDLFAAWQITPPYTDRDYFDHLDGKKRYDGVASLLRSRDIEVPWGDPADPPTADTVCGIGNRKNEVFSRVLRAEGIAPYPGSVALLDYLAERGTPVAVVSSSKNAAEVLAVAGLASRFDVVMDGVIAERDGLASKPAPDVFLEAARMLGVDPGRSAAVEDAISGVESAAAGGLALVVGVDRGTGADELRAAGAHVVVHDLAELVP, from the coding sequence GTGACCGCCGACGCCCTGCCCGACCTCGCGGCCTACGACGCCGTGCTCTTCGATCTCGACGGCGTTCTCACGCCCACCGCCGAGGTGCACATGCACGCGTGGAGGACGATGTTCGAGGACCTCTTCGCGGCATGGCAGATCACACCCCCGTACACCGATCGTGACTACTTCGACCATCTCGACGGGAAGAAGCGCTACGACGGCGTCGCGAGCCTGCTGCGCAGCCGCGACATCGAGGTGCCCTGGGGCGACCCGGCCGACCCTCCGACGGCGGACACCGTCTGCGGCATCGGCAACCGCAAGAACGAGGTGTTCTCGCGCGTCCTGCGCGCCGAGGGCATCGCCCCTTATCCGGGGTCGGTCGCGCTGCTCGACTACCTGGCCGAACGGGGCACCCCCGTCGCCGTCGTCTCCAGCTCCAAGAACGCCGCCGAGGTGCTCGCCGTCGCGGGCCTGGCGTCGCGCTTCGACGTCGTCATGGACGGTGTGATCGCCGAACGCGACGGGCTCGCGTCCAAGCCGGCGCCCGATGTCTTCCTCGAGGCGGCGCGGATGCTGGGGGTCGACCCCGGCCGTTCGGCGGCCGTCGAGGATGCCATCTCCGGAGTGGAGTCCGCTGCCGCGGGCGGGTTGGCCCTCGTCGTCGGCGTCGATCGCGGCACGGGCGCCGACGAGCTGCGTGCCGCCGGCGCGCACGTCGTGGTGCACGACCTCGCCGAGCTCGTGCCGTGA